CATCTCTATATTTTACGCCGCACAGCGGCGGGGAATTTGACCCGCAGAGATTAAAAAATCAATACAAAAGTGATAGTAAATAGCCCAGGAGTGTCAGTGATGGTCATTGCTGCACCAGAACCAAAAGCTGAATTGCAACCTGTTGGCGAACAACGGGTAGTATTGCGGGGGTTGTCCTGGGAGGCGTATCTACAAATCTTAAATGCGCTGCCTCAGTCTCGTGGTTCTCGGTTGACTTATGACAATGAAGTGTTGGAAATTACGATACCGCTAGAAGATCATGAGTTTTCGGTTCGTTTAATAGAGTGTTTCCTGCGGACGCTGGTTGAACTGATGAGAATGCGAATTAAGACAATGGGTTCAACCACCATGAACTACCCTCGACTCAAGAAAGGCGCAGAACCTGATAGTGCTTACTACATCCAAAATCAACCGCTGGTGAAAGGTCGGAATGTGGATTTTAGCCAAGATCCGCCACCGGATTTAGTGGTAGAGGTAGATATTACCCACACGGATATTGCCAAAAATCAATTCTATTCCAGTATTGGAGTACCAGAGTTTTGGCGGTTTAATGGCAAGATATGGCGGATTTACCAGCTTCAAGAAGGGGTTTATGTGGAGTTTGAAGTCAGCCCGACGTTTCCACAAGTGCCGAAAGAACAATTGTATGCGTTTCTGAAGCAGGCGAAAGAAGATGAAATTGAAGCGGTAGAGTCTTTACGAACCTGGTGGTATAGCAGTATGATGGAAGCTACGATTTGAGTGGATGAAAATAAAGTGATCGCCATATACTCAAGCATAGTGTTATAGCACTACGCATACAATGCGGACCTTTTTAAAAGGTCAACATCACTAAGCGTAAGGTTTTCACCTCCTGCCTCCCTCAAACAATCCTGCGGCTAATTTGCCGTTGCCACACCTTGGGACTCATGCCAAACTGGCGGCTAAATGCGGCGGTAAAGCTACTATGACTTCGATAACCCACGGCGATCGCAACCTCTTCAACTGACATTTCAGTATCGCTCAACAATTGCCGTGCCAACTCCAACCGCTGTTCTCGAAGATAACCAAACGGTGTTGTTCCTACAACTTGACGAAAACCTTGCTTGAGCTTGTAGTCATTTAACCCTATCTGTTGTGCTAGTTCCATAATTGATGGAGGACACATTAGGTTTTGTGCCAAAATTTCCTTGGCATTATGTACTCGCTCAACGTCATCAGAGCGAAGCAAAAGCGTTGAATTATTTATTTGATCCTGTTCAAGCCACTGGGCAAATTGTAGCGAAAGTAGCTCTAAAGCTTGACCTTCTAAATAAAGCTGTTTGGTGAAACCCTGATAAGGACAATGCAACAATCGCTGCAACACCCGCTGCATTTCAGGAGTTGTTTTTCCCAGCGGATGGTGAAAAAAAGGTCGCGTGTTGCCCTCTATAAATTGCTGTAATTCGGGTGTCAACGAAGCGATATGTTCTACACCAAGCCCTCTCAAACGCTTAGGCTGCAACCAAATCATCACAAAGTGCAAGCGCTCAGTCGCAAAATACGTTTCAATTTCTGCGGTATCAGGTAAACAATAAAGATAATTTTGACCTGTTTGCTCGACATATTCATCAGCAATTCCGCGCGTCTGCACCTGCGAACAACCTGCTAAATAAAACTTAGCCGTTATTGGAAATTCATCATCATGGTTTCGCTGCAATGACCATTTAGAGTGATAACTTTCATCTCTGATTTCAATTCGCAGAGAGTCACTCAACCAAAGCGATCGCCGCTGTCCTTTTCCTAACCAAGATGGACACGATTCAACATCCTCAATACAATCCCCATACTGCACAACATCACCACTGCGCGCGCTTTCTTGCCACCGTTGATCAAAGCTATCTGCTGTAAACGCTAACACCATAATTTTCAGGTGAGTGATGCTACACTGCATTAAGTTTAAGTATATTGAGAAGTTTTGTCAAAAACTTATCGAAAAGCAGAGTTGTTATCTTCATTCATAGCTATCTTTCAGTTTATGCAAGGTAGTAGAAGTATTTTCAGGAAGTTGAAAAGCACTAATAATGATGAAGCGCAATTTTATTAAAATCTTTCAATTGAGTTTAATTGTCTTACTCATTGCTGTAGGAATCTGGTTTGTCAATCGTGTTGGGATTGAACAAATAAGAGCAAATGTCGATCAGCTTGGTGTTTGGGCACCGTTAGCTGTTATATCCTTGCGGATGATCAGCGTTGTGATTCCAGCACTACCAAGCACCGCTTACTCGATTTTATCAGGCGTGCTGTTTGGTTTTGCTCAGGGAATTGTGGTGATTGCGATCGCTGATTTGATTGCGTGTAACCTGAATTTTTACATTGCCAAACGCTATGGGCGCAATCTTGTGCAAAAGTTTGTCGGGCAAAGGTTTATGAGTAGAGTTGATTCTCTTAGCCAAAAGTATTTAGAACGCAATATTTTTCTGGTTACGGGATTTTTGATGACAGGGTTGTTTGACTTTGTTGCTTATGCTGTTGGACTCACGCAGATGAAATGGCGTAGTTTTATACTAGCGCTGATTCTCGGCATTGCCATTTCTACGCCGCCAATCGTTGCGCTTGGTGCGGGTGTTTTTGAAGGCGGTAGAATTTTACTTGTGGGTGCGATGTTAGGAATCTTTGCGCTGGCAATGTTAACAGGATGGTTAAGTCGGAAGAAAGGAGTGAGGAGTGAGGGGTAAGTGGAAGTGTTGGCGAGTGGTAGAGATTGAGAAACTTAATTGCGATTTTTCCTTCCTACCCACCTACGGTACTACCCGCCTAGCCTGTTGAATTGTGCGATAATTTTAGGAATTATTTGCAATAGTTGATAGCGCCTCCATGCCATGACAACCACTCTTTCAAAAGAAGCTTACTGGGAATTGTTTGAAGAAACAGCAACGAAGCAGGCGCACATCAACGATATCACTTATAAGTTTCCAACGCAGCTAGGGCAGGGCTATTGTCGTGAGATTGATCTACGCGAAGGATTAGAATTGGTGATCGCCCAGTATCAACTCTATGATGACATGATTTTAGAAATGCCTGAGCGATCGCATCCGATTGAATATATCTTCTTACTTTCGGGAACAGAACAATACGACGATCAATTCATAAATGCGGGAAATTATAGCCTGTGGAGTAGCGGCATCGCGCCGAAAGAGAAACCCAAATCTTGCGCTACTCAACCGATCTTTGCGATCAATGTTCACATCAAGCCAGAGTTGTTCACTGCATTTTGGCATAGCGAATCAGAAACTACATTATCAGCACAGCAGCTATTAAGAGGAAACCAAGAATATCAACTTTATTCGGGACGCACAACAACAATTGCAATGCAAACGGCTATTCAGCAAATTCTGCAATGTCCGTATCGAGGATTAACCAAACGAATATATTTCGAAAGCAAAGTTTGGGAACTGATGGCGTTGCTGATTCACGATTTGGAACATCCACGCCATCTACCTTACAATTCACTTAAACCCGATGATATCGACCGGATTCATTACGCCAAAGAACTTTTACTACAACAGCTAGACAATCCACTGTCATTGGTTGATTTAGCGCGACAAGTTGGTTTAAACGACTGTACACTCAAGCGCGGCTTTCGCTACTGTTTTGGTAAAACTGTGTTTGGCTACCTCCATGACTACCGCCTCGAACAAGCGCGTCAGCTACTCGAACAACGTCGCCTGAATGTTTCTGAAGTTGCTCGCAGTGTTGGTTTTGCTAACCGCAGTTACTTTGCATCTGCCTTTAGAAAGAAATTTGGAGTAAATCCGAGAGATTATCTTACACAAAAAAATTCCGCCTAGCGTTCAAAAAATTCCCGCTAGTAGTCAAAGCGATCGCCAATAGCATCATAATTTCCCTTAAACTTCTTTTGAAAAAGTTTAGCAACAGAAAAAGTACTAGGGTATTGAGCCTAGTTCTCAGTCTTTAACTGGTGTGTAGAGTGATGCGGCATTATTGGCAATTGGCATTCTTAACAGGATCGTTACTAATTTCTTTTCCGGCTTGGGCACAAACCATTACAGGTGCAGCAACCGCTGTTGAACAGCAAAAGCAAATTGCGCAAACAGTCCCTCAAATTACTGGAGTGAGAATAGACACGGTACAGGGCATTGCGGTAGTTTTGGAAACAGCAGGAGTATTATCTCCAACGACTTATACGATCGATAATACGTTAATTGCGGATATTCCCAACGCCGTGTTGGCATTACCTGAAGAATTTCAAGCCGTCAATCCCGCAGAAGGTATTGCCTTAGTGCGCGTGACGAACTTACCTAACAATTAGGTGCGTGTCACTATTACCGGAAT
This window of the Chroogloeocystis siderophila 5.2 s.c.1 genome carries:
- a CDS encoding Uma2 family endonuclease, which codes for MVIAAPEPKAELQPVGEQRVVLRGLSWEAYLQILNALPQSRGSRLTYDNEVLEITIPLEDHEFSVRLIECFLRTLVELMRMRIKTMGSTTMNYPRLKKGAEPDSAYYIQNQPLVKGRNVDFSQDPPPDLVVEVDITHTDIAKNQFYSSIGVPEFWRFNGKIWRIYQLQEGVYVEFEVSPTFPQVPKEQLYAFLKQAKEDEIEAVESLRTWWYSSMMEATI
- a CDS encoding helix-turn-helix transcriptional regulator, with product MVLAFTADSFDQRWQESARSGDVVQYGDCIEDVESCPSWLGKGQRRSLWLSDSLRIEIRDESYHSKWSLQRNHDDEFPITAKFYLAGCSQVQTRGIADEYVEQTGQNYLYCLPDTAEIETYFATERLHFVMIWLQPKRLRGLGVEHIASLTPELQQFIEGNTRPFFHHPLGKTTPEMQRVLQRLLHCPYQGFTKQLYLEGQALELLSLQFAQWLEQDQINNSTLLLRSDDVERVHNAKEILAQNLMCPPSIMELAQQIGLNDYKLKQGFRQVVGTTPFGYLREQRLELARQLLSDTEMSVEEVAIAVGYRSHSSFTAAFSRQFGMSPKVWQRQISRRIV
- a CDS encoding TVP38/TMEM64 family protein yields the protein MMKRNFIKIFQLSLIVLLIAVGIWFVNRVGIEQIRANVDQLGVWAPLAVISLRMISVVIPALPSTAYSILSGVLFGFAQGIVVIAIADLIACNLNFYIAKRYGRNLVQKFVGQRFMSRVDSLSQKYLERNIFLVTGFLMTGLFDFVAYAVGLTQMKWRSFILALILGIAISTPPIVALGAGVFEGGRILLVGAMLGIFALAMLTGWLSRKKGVRSEG
- a CDS encoding AraC family transcriptional regulator, whose translation is MTTTLSKEAYWELFEETATKQAHINDITYKFPTQLGQGYCREIDLREGLELVIAQYQLYDDMILEMPERSHPIEYIFLLSGTEQYDDQFINAGNYSLWSSGIAPKEKPKSCATQPIFAINVHIKPELFTAFWHSESETTLSAQQLLRGNQEYQLYSGRTTTIAMQTAIQQILQCPYRGLTKRIYFESKVWELMALLIHDLEHPRHLPYNSLKPDDIDRIHYAKELLLQQLDNPLSLVDLARQVGLNDCTLKRGFRYCFGKTVFGYLHDYRLEQARQLLEQRRLNVSEVARSVGFANRSYFASAFRKKFGVNPRDYLTQKNSA
- a CDS encoding AMIN domain-containing protein translates to MRHYWQLAFLTGSLLISFPAWAQTITGAATAVEQQKQIAQTVPQITGVRIDTVQGIAVVLETAGVLSPTTYTIDNTLIADIPNAVLALPEEFQAVNPAEGIALVRVTNLPNN